In a genomic window of uncultured Flavobacterium sp.:
- a CDS encoding lipoprotein signal peptidase: MTLRKAYFLIFLVLIVDQLSKIYVKTNFVLGEEVVIADWFRIHFIENEGMAWGTKIPGEYGKLILTVFRIFAVFGIGYWLADAIKKRHSTYLIVAIALIFAGAAGNIIDSVFYGVIFDDSTHSLATLFSPTPYGSWFHGLVVDMFYFPIWEGNLPTWLPIFGGKHFAFFNAIFNVADMAISTGVGILLVFNKRAFPKTA; this comes from the coding sequence ATGACATTACGAAAAGCGTATTTCCTTATATTCTTAGTTTTAATTGTTGATCAGCTTTCAAAAATCTATGTAAAAACAAACTTTGTTTTAGGAGAAGAAGTTGTTATTGCTGATTGGTTCAGAATTCATTTTATTGAAAATGAAGGAATGGCTTGGGGAACAAAGATTCCTGGTGAATACGGTAAATTGATTTTGACAGTTTTTAGAATTTTCGCCGTTTTCGGAATTGGATATTGGTTAGCTGATGCAATAAAGAAACGTCATTCTACTTATTTGATAGTTGCGATTGCGTTAATCTTTGCCGGTGCCGCAGGAAATATTATTGATTCGGTATTTTACGGAGTGATTTTTGACGACAGTACACATAGTTTAGCAACACTTTTCTCGCCAACTCCATACGGATCATGGTTTCATGGATTGGTTGTAGATATGTTTTATTTTCCTATTTGGGAAGGAAATCTGCCAACTTGGTTGCCAATTTTTGGAGGTAAACATTTTGCTTTTTTCAATGCAATCTTCAATGTAGCCGATATGGCAATTTCAACAGGAGTTGGAATCTTATTAGTTTTTAATAAAAGAGCATTTCCAAAAACAGCATAA
- a CDS encoding roadblock/LC7 domain-containing protein, producing the protein MNEITTTLNDFLVNTKSSAALILNGKGKLITSLHLDYGDSIAAMSAAILSMSEKFLIDLDKGALKQLFLKTSEGVVIGNKISGTNFIIAFSRDGSNLGLLMRSTDEVAAELSKNSLLK; encoded by the coding sequence ATGAATGAAATCACAACCACCTTGAACGATTTTTTAGTGAACACAAAATCCAGCGCTGCATTAATTCTAAATGGAAAAGGAAAACTAATCACTTCTCTTCATTTGGATTATGGAGACAGCATTGCAGCAATGAGCGCAGCAATCTTATCTATGAGCGAGAAATTCTTAATCGACTTGGATAAGGGAGCACTAAAACAACTCTTCCTGAAAACCTCTGAAGGAGTTGTAATTGGAAATAAAATAAGCGGCACAAATTTTATAATTGCTTTTTCCAGAGATGGAAGCAATCTGGGCTTGTTAATGCGTTCAACAGATGAAGTAGCAGCCGAACTAAGTAAGAATTCCCTATTAAAATAA